The proteins below come from a single Gossypium raimondii isolate GPD5lz chromosome 2, ASM2569854v1, whole genome shotgun sequence genomic window:
- the LOC105787787 gene encoding linamarin synthase 2-like, whose protein sequence is LSLVHDNYFAPQLPTALSCFSLYPPQVRKEYSYIVSSIFTEFNITFVNTEFNHRRLIRSRGEEAVKGLPDFRFEAIPDGLPPSNSDSTQYVPAICDSTRKNCLAPFLELLSKLNSSPQLPPVTCIVCDGIMNCGTKAAQLIGVPYVQLWTSSTVSFLGFLHYKELAQRGIIPFKDEGFVSDGTLEMPIDWIPGMPNMRLKDLPSFIRTTDPDDIMWNYAMEVSQECLKSSSIIFNTFDEFEKEVLQVIASKSPNIYAIGPLTSLTRNLLEIQHNSLNSSLWKDNTSCIEWLNTMKPKSVVYVNYGSVAVMSNHHLEEFAWGLANSKYPFLWVVRPDVVMGESAVFPREFMEAIKGRGLITSWCPQQVLSHPTVGIFLTHCGWNSLLEAVSEGVPLIYWPFFGDQQMNCRYSCTTWGNGMEINPDVKRKDVEALVKEIMEGDNGQRIRQKALEWKRKAKSAISVGGSSVTNFDRMIKEALRQG, encoded by the exons CTCAGCCTCGTCCATGACAATTATTTTGCACCACAATTGCCAACAGCGTTATCCTGTTTTTCTTTATACCCGCCACAAGTTAGGAAGGAATACTCATATATAGTATCTTCAATTTTCACCGAGTTCAATATAACCTTTGTCAACACCGAGTTCAATCATAGACGGTTGATACGGTCTAGAGGGGAAGAAGCTGTTAAGGGTCTGCCTGATTTCCGGTTCGAAGCCATACCCGATGGGCTACCACCTTCCAATTCCGATTCGACTCAGTACGTTCCAGCAATATGCGATTCCACACGAAAAAATTGTTTGGCTCCATTCTTGGAGCTACTATCTAAGCTTAATTCCTCACCCCAACTGCCCCCTGTTACTTGCATAGTTTGTGATGGAATCATGAACTGTGGTACCAAGGCAGCTCAACTCATTGGGGTGCCTTATGTTCAACTCTGGACTTCTTCAACCGTTAGCTTTCTGGGATTTCTGCACTACAAAGAACTAGCTCAAAGAGGCATTATTCCATTCAAAG ATGAAGGCTTTGTTAGCGATGGGACACTTGAGATGCCCATTGATTGGATCCCTGGTATGCCTAACATGCGCCTCAAGGACCTTCCAAGCTTTATAAGAACCACCGATCCCGACGACATCATGTGGAATTATGCCATGGAAGTATCACAAGAATGCTTAAAATCTTCTTCAATAATCTTTAACACATTCGATGAGTTCGAGAAAGAAGTGCTACAAGTAATTGCTTCCAAGTCCCCTAATATTTATGCAATTGGTCCACTCACCTCCCTAACTAGGAACCTACTTGAAATCCAACATAACTCACTAAATTCAAGCCTATGGAAGGATAATACGAGTTGCATCGAATGGCTTAACACAATGAAACCCAAGTCAGTGGTGTATGTGAATTATGGGAGTGTAGCAGTGATGTCGAACCATCATTTGGAAGAATTTGCTTGGGGACTTGCAAATAGTAAATACCCATTTTTATGGGTAGTTAGGCCTGACGTTGTGATGGGAGAATCGGCTGTTTTTCCAAGAGAATTCATGGAGGCAATAAAAGGAAGGGGCCTCATAACAAGCTGGTGTCCCCAACAAGTTTTGTCCCACCCAACGGTTGGCATTTTCTTGACACATTGCGGATGGAATTCTCTGTTGGAAGCTGTATCCGAAGGTGTGCCTTTAATTTATTGGCCTTTCTTTGGTGATCAACAAATGAATTGTCGATATTCGTGCACCACATGGGGCAATGGAATGGAAATCAACCCTGACGTAAAGCGTAAGGATGTGGAGGCTCTTGTTAAAGAGATAATGGAAGGAGATAATGGGCAAAGGATAAGGCAAAAGGCATTGGAATGGAAGAGAAAAGCTAAATCTGCCATTAGTGTTGGAGGATCTTCTGTTACCAACTTTGATAGAATGATCAAGGAGGCCTTACGTCAAGGTTGA